The Prinia subflava isolate CZ2003 ecotype Zambia chromosome 21, Cam_Psub_1.2, whole genome shotgun sequence genome window below encodes:
- the LOC134560750 gene encoding basic phospholipase A2 caudoxin-like: protein MKLLSLLLFFLGLALASCNLAQFGLMIKQKTGRSPLAYNGYGCYCGWGGSKQPVDATDRCCHAHDCCYKKLVSSGCSPKTATYKYTFRRNQITCGTGNSCQKRTCACDKKAVDCFQRAARSYRRSYDNYPRSKCKGRTPSC from the exons ATGAAGCTCCTGTCgctgctgctcttct TCCTAGGACTGGCCCTTGCCAGCTGCAACTTGGCCCAGTTTGGACTGATGATTAAGCAGAAGACCGGGAGATCTCCGCTGGCTTACAACGGATACGGCTGTTACTGCGGCTGGGGGGGCTCCAAGCAGCCCGTGGATGCCACTGACAG gtgctgcCACGCCCATGACTGCTGCTACAAGAAATTGGTTTCCTCCGGCTGCAGCCCCAAAACGGCCACCTACAAATACACCTTCCGAAGAAACCAAATAACCTGCG GGACTGGGAACTCCTGCCAGAAGCGGACCTGTGCGTGTGACAAGAAGGCGGTGGATTGCTTCCAGAGGGCAGCCAGGTCCTACCGCAGGTCCTACGACAACTACCCCAGATCCAAGTGCAAGGGCAGAACACCCTCCTGCTGA